tatgtctgGATGTTTTCTTTGGAACGATACTAAGTGGGATATTAgacgaaatattttaatgttttttgatatttaccAATCATAACTGTTACAATTTCGTCTCGTATTTGTTCATGGTCCATTTTATGAGAGCTTCCTAAAAGAATTTCTAAAACGGTTTTTGATTTTTGGCAACAGTCTTCATTATCtctttctatttttttctcactgttatttatattttgggataattcaatgattttttgttttattatttcatctgtcaatttgttaatgattttttgaCTTCGATCGTGTTCACGTTTCACCGATGAAAATCGgaataatgtattgtttaagTACCATGGGTGTGTAACTCTATACTCCCATGCCTAAAATAAGcggtaaattattaaaagatgTGAACTTATTAATATGATCATATGAACAACTGAATAAGTATCTCACAAAATATGATAGCATACATGCATTGCAGTTTGTAAATGTTCAACAAATTGATTGCAGCCTCCTGTTTGAGCATTAAATGTTACACCTAAAGCTGTTTTTCCGATCATTTCCATTGTGGCCATACTAACAGGACCACTAATATTACATTCATTTGATTTCAGGACACATTTTTCTTGAAGTATTTCGGCAAGCACGTTTGCTTCTTGgtaaaatattggtataaatgaTTTTGTAGGTGTGAAATTCAAACCTTTAATTaccatttttctaaaataatatagataaaatatatattattttctgccACATATAACTTAGAATAACATAATTAAACgctatttttagttaattagaaaattaaactattatatagtattttaaatatttttataatttacctgTTATTTTTCCATTTTCCAATATCGTCAATGGAAAATATTCCTTGTCCCATGATAGACTCTTGTAAAACCATATAATCCttggattttcttaaaaattttgGATTGCTAAGAATTAATTCTATATCTTGATGTCGCGtaagtacaatatataaattattaaaaagccAGAATTTAACTATATGTTTCTCATAtctaaaacagtttttaaaaaaatatctaaaaattatatacacagtACATTTGCTTGccaattaaagtatttttattttttagtttttggtttttaattttttagttttggtaaTTTTGGTATgcataaatatacctatataacattttatatttgtaatttcataTTGACGGTACAATATAGGCTTTATAgagtatgataattaataagtataaaaatgaatgaataaattatgtttaataaaactgaatatattaaaactagaatatatatattattaaatttttaaacttacatTCGGTATtcccttaatatatttttgattaatttttctgGCCCTTGTAAGAACAGTGGTAACATACCAACAAGAAACCATCCATTTGGCCCAGGTATTCGATTCGCTAATATTCTATTCTTTCTGCCTTTAAGTATTAATATCACTATAGTTATTACCAGTATAGAAGAAAGCATCGTAAAAGTTAGATACTCCATATTTTATCGATATTCAAcctgcaaatacattttaattttttttaaataatattttaattgtaataataccatatatttttatctataagaTTTAGTTTAGATACCTACCTTCAAAaacagttaataaattattaaaa
The Metopolophium dirhodum isolate CAU chromosome 7, ASM1992520v1, whole genome shotgun sequence DNA segment above includes these coding regions:
- the LOC132949074 gene encoding cytochrome P450 4C1-like, yielding MEYLTFTMLSSILVITIVILILKGRKNRILANRIPGPNGWFLVGMLPLFLQGPEKLIKNILREYRIYEKHIVKFWLFNNLYIVLTRHQDIELILSNPKFLRKSKDYMVLQESIMGQGIFSIDDIGKWKNNRKMVIKGLNFTPTKSFIPIFYQEANVLAEILQEKCVLKSNECNISGPVSMATMEMIGKTALGVTFNAQTGGCNQFVEHLQTAMHAWEYRVTHPWYLNNTLFRFSSVKREHDRSQKIINKLTDEIIKQKIIELSQNINNSEKKIERDNEDCCQKSKTVLEILLGSSHKMDHEQIRDEIVTVMIGGQETTAMAITCTIFMLAHHQDVQNKVFEELQSIFVNEDRNGPPTYKDFQQMKYVEMVIKETLRLFPPLPFLGRRLDEDMKIGEYMCPAGAALIICPIFVQSSPLYYTDSEKFNPDNFLPDACSSRHSYAYIPFGAGLRNCIGIKYAMLQIKTVISTLVRKIKFSPSDRCPTPEDLRLMFLMTLKLVDGCYIKIEPRT